In Sphingomonas sp. Leaf357, a single genomic region encodes these proteins:
- a CDS encoding flagellin N-terminal helical domain-containing protein, which yields MTVIGTNIASLRASNASTAANLSLQQSIERLSTGKRINSAKDDAAGLAIASSMTSQIKGMNQAIRNANDGMSMAQTAEGGLGEVTNMLQRIRELAVQSASGTYSDDDRTNLQAEVTELTGQITDIVANSKFNNVNLFDGTAGADADGNVKIQVGANASDTVTLKLTELDLTDATGIDISDAGDASDALATLDTALTTVNTARASLGASQNRLQSVVNNLTSNVTNLTDARSRIEDADFSAETTNLAKSQILSQASTAMLAQANQSQQSVLSLLR from the coding sequence ATGACTGTAATCGGAACCAACATCGCGTCGTTGCGCGCGTCGAACGCATCGACGGCCGCGAACCTCAGCCTGCAGCAGAGCATCGAGCGCCTGTCGACCGGCAAGCGCATCAACTCGGCCAAGGACGACGCCGCCGGCCTCGCCATCGCATCGTCGATGACCTCGCAGATCAAGGGCATGAACCAGGCGATCCGCAACGCCAACGACGGCATGTCGATGGCGCAGACCGCGGAAGGCGGACTGGGCGAAGTGACCAACATGCTGCAGCGTATCCGCGAACTGGCCGTGCAGTCGGCATCGGGCACCTATTCGGACGACGACCGCACCAACCTGCAGGCCGAAGTCACCGAACTGACCGGCCAGATCACCGACATCGTCGCCAATTCGAAGTTCAACAACGTCAACCTGTTCGACGGCACGGCCGGCGCGGATGCCGACGGCAACGTCAAGATCCAGGTCGGCGCGAACGCCTCGGACACGGTCACGCTGAAGCTGACCGAACTCGACCTGACCGACGCGACCGGCATCGACATCTCGGACGCCGGCGACGCTTCGGACGCGCTCGCCACGCTCGATACCGCGCTGACCACGGTCAACACCGCGCGCGCGTCGCTCGGCGCCTCGCAAAACCGCCTGCAGTCGGTGGTCAACAACCTGACCTCGAACGTCACCAACCTGACCGACGCGCGCAGCCGGATCGAGGACGCCGATTTCTCGGCCGAGACGACCAACCTCGCCAAGTCGCAGATCCTGAGCCAGGCATCGACCGCGATGCTCGCCCAGGCGAACCAGTCGCAGCAGAGCGTGCTTTCGCTCCTGCGTTAA
- a CDS encoding sigma-54 interaction domain-containing protein, with protein sequence MRPPVTTSTRTIVPSAAILRQNYALVSGLRAQGFAVRECDGKPQAGDLFLVADGETPPAPARTVIVGQDGRHVQPSRDGSPARIAYSAEDNAVGNGFVRALIAGAEAPTAADPESLALYALAERVAAADITVLINGPTGTGKEVLARHIHLSSERRDGPFIAINCAALPETMLEALLFGHQKGAFTGASSGGEGFFRAANGGTLLLDEIAEMPIQLQAKLLRALQEREVVPIGASTPEKIDVRVIACANRDLQTEVAEGRFRADLYYRLSVFPLSTRPLNERRQDIPALAATMILRHAGTRNVVPWPDAGAVAALAGHDWPGNVRELENVIQRALLLCGGDTISVDHIVFDRPAAPPQHVAANDQPSTQGNTLGNIVQMHEFHAIRETLAACGGSRIETAKRLGISERTLRYRLAKAREQGETITPAANQAAWA encoded by the coding sequence ATGCGCCCGCCAGTTACCACCTCCACCCGCACGATCGTTCCGTCGGCAGCGATCCTGCGGCAGAATTACGCCCTGGTCTCGGGGCTCCGCGCGCAGGGCTTCGCGGTGCGCGAGTGCGACGGCAAGCCGCAGGCGGGCGACCTGTTCCTCGTCGCGGACGGCGAGACGCCTCCTGCGCCCGCCCGTACGGTGATCGTCGGCCAGGACGGCCGTCACGTGCAACCGTCGCGCGACGGCAGCCCGGCGCGCATCGCTTATTCCGCCGAGGACAATGCGGTCGGCAACGGCTTCGTCCGCGCGCTGATCGCCGGGGCCGAAGCGCCGACCGCCGCCGACCCCGAAAGCCTGGCGCTGTACGCGCTGGCCGAGCGCGTCGCCGCGGCCGACATCACGGTGCTGATCAACGGACCCACCGGCACCGGCAAGGAAGTGCTGGCGCGCCACATCCATCTGTCGTCGGAGCGCCGCGACGGCCCGTTCATCGCGATCAACTGCGCGGCGCTCCCGGAAACCATGCTCGAGGCCCTGCTGTTCGGCCATCAGAAGGGGGCGTTTACCGGCGCATCGTCGGGCGGCGAGGGCTTCTTCCGCGCGGCGAACGGCGGCACGTTGCTGCTCGACGAGATCGCCGAGATGCCGATCCAGCTCCAGGCCAAGCTGCTGCGCGCGTTGCAGGAGCGCGAGGTGGTGCCGATCGGCGCTTCCACGCCGGAGAAGATCGACGTTCGCGTCATCGCCTGCGCCAACCGCGATCTGCAGACCGAGGTCGCAGAAGGCCGCTTCCGCGCCGATCTCTACTATCGCCTGTCGGTCTTCCCGCTCAGCACGCGGCCGTTGAACGAGCGCCGCCAGGATATCCCTGCGCTCGCCGCGACGATGATCCTGCGCCATGCCGGCACGCGCAACGTCGTGCCATGGCCGGATGCCGGCGCGGTCGCGGCTTTGGCCGGGCACGACTGGCCGGGCAATGTCCGCGAACTCGAAAACGTCATCCAGCGCGCTTTGCTGCTGTGCGGCGGCGACACGATCTCGGTCGATCACATCGTCTTCGACCGGCCGGCCGCGCCGCCGCAGCACGTCGCGGCGAACGACCAGCCATCGACCCAAGGGAACACGCTCGGCAACATCGTCCAGATGCACGAATTCCACGCGATCCGCGAAACGCTCGCCGCATGCGGCGGCAGCCGGATCGAGACGGCGAAGCGGCTCGGCATTTCGGAACGCACGTTGCGCTACCGCCTCGCCAAGGCACGCGAGCAGGGCGAGACGATCACGCCGGCCGCTAATCAGGCCGCCTGGGCATGA
- the fliE gene encoding flagellar hook-basal body complex protein FliE, which produces MSIGGVSAPMGVDRVMALRAQILERNQALARANTAAGAPAAATEAKPTSFTSAMEDALKSVNEGQQKANDLSASYERGETVDIAKVMLARQQASVGFEATLQVRNKLLSAYKDIMSMPV; this is translated from the coding sequence ATGAGCATCGGTGGCGTAAGCGCCCCGATGGGGGTCGATCGGGTGATGGCGCTGCGCGCGCAGATCCTCGAACGCAATCAGGCGCTCGCCCGCGCCAACACCGCCGCCGGCGCACCCGCCGCCGCCACCGAAGCGAAGCCGACCAGCTTCACCTCGGCGATGGAAGATGCGCTGAAGAGCGTGAACGAGGGCCAGCAGAAGGCCAACGATCTCTCCGCATCGTACGAACGCGGCGAAACGGTCGACATCGCCAAGGTGATGCTCGCCCGCCAGCAGGCCAGCGTCGGCTTCGAGGCGACCCTGCAGGTCCGCAACAAACTCCTGTCCGCCTACAAGGACATCATGAGCATGCCGGTATAA
- the fliF gene encoding flagellar basal-body MS-ring/collar protein FliF, with protein MSNALIPNGAVPERFANPLQQISGFMGQPAVRRSLPMILMLGLIGAAVLAWMTLAAAPQKILFGSLADADKASVTQALEQANISSKIDNAGALTVNEDDYARAKMLLAGQGLPKATPGGYAILDQLPMGVSRAVEGERLRQARETELARSIEEIDAVAEARVHLATPEASVFVRDNAAPSASVILKLQTGRTLTDAQVNSVINLVASSVPGMKADAVTIVDQMGGLLTKASGQSDLGAAGDERIAFQRRIEDKYRAQVVQLLTPLVGAGNFSTEVQADVDLDETQATRESYEKQGALRAEQGNWTGNQPEGSGQQPGGIPGALSNTPPAASTLNAPNGPNAAPTPAPTGTPGNAPAPTLKQSDQFARAYDLGKEVSVTRAAPGGVKRLSVAVLLRDVETAKPRSPVEIQQITQLVQTAVGYTQTRGDQVTVISRKFAGATAMADKPAWYDNAWLPIIARNVTAIVIALLVLMLGVRPLAKALMKKREEAPRLALGREMGGAAGGEGQPGAPPIGIDQIAGAQNYDDRIGMVRGFTRDNPARAALAVRDMIKS; from the coding sequence ATGAGCAACGCCCTCATCCCCAACGGCGCCGTGCCCGAACGGTTCGCCAATCCGCTGCAGCAGATCTCCGGCTTCATGGGCCAGCCCGCGGTGCGCCGCAGCCTGCCGATGATCCTCATGCTCGGCCTGATCGGCGCTGCCGTTCTCGCCTGGATGACGCTGGCCGCGGCGCCGCAGAAAATCCTGTTCGGCAGCCTCGCCGACGCCGACAAGGCGTCGGTCACGCAGGCGCTGGAACAGGCGAACATCAGTTCCAAGATCGACAATGCCGGCGCGCTGACCGTCAACGAGGACGATTACGCCCGCGCCAAGATGCTGCTCGCCGGACAGGGCCTGCCCAAGGCGACGCCGGGCGGGTACGCGATCCTCGATCAACTGCCGATGGGCGTGTCCCGCGCGGTCGAGGGCGAACGCCTGCGTCAGGCGCGCGAGACCGAACTCGCCCGCTCGATCGAGGAGATCGACGCGGTGGCCGAGGCGCGCGTGCATCTCGCCACCCCCGAGGCCTCGGTGTTCGTGCGCGACAACGCCGCGCCGTCCGCCTCGGTGATCCTGAAATTGCAGACCGGCCGCACCCTGACCGACGCACAGGTCAATTCGGTCATCAATCTGGTCGCATCCTCCGTGCCTGGCATGAAGGCGGATGCGGTGACGATCGTCGATCAGATGGGCGGATTGCTGACCAAGGCGTCGGGCCAGAGCGATCTGGGCGCGGCGGGCGACGAGCGCATCGCGTTCCAGCGCCGCATCGAGGACAAATATCGAGCGCAGGTCGTGCAATTGCTCACGCCTCTGGTCGGCGCGGGCAATTTCTCCACCGAAGTACAGGCCGATGTCGATCTCGACGAAACTCAGGCGACGCGCGAATCCTATGAGAAACAGGGCGCTCTTCGTGCCGAACAGGGCAATTGGACCGGCAATCAGCCGGAAGGCTCGGGCCAGCAGCCCGGCGGCATTCCGGGGGCCTTGTCCAACACCCCGCCCGCCGCATCGACGCTGAACGCGCCGAACGGCCCGAATGCGGCGCCGACGCCGGCCCCCACGGGCACGCCGGGCAACGCGCCCGCGCCGACGCTGAAGCAGAGCGACCAGTTCGCCCGCGCCTACGATCTCGGCAAGGAAGTCTCCGTCACGCGCGCCGCGCCGGGCGGGGTCAAGCGCCTGTCGGTCGCCGTGCTGCTGCGCGACGTGGAGACCGCCAAGCCGCGCAGCCCGGTCGAGATCCAGCAGATCACGCAGCTCGTGCAGACCGCAGTCGGCTATACCCAGACGCGCGGCGATCAGGTCACGGTGATCAGCCGCAAGTTCGCCGGTGCCACCGCGATGGCCGACAAGCCGGCCTGGTACGACAATGCCTGGCTGCCGATCATCGCCCGCAACGTCACCGCGATCGTCATCGCCCTGCTCGTGCTGATGCTCGGTGTGCGGCCGCTGGCCAAGGCGCTGATGAAGAAGCGCGAGGAGGCACCGCGTCTGGCGCTCGGCCGCGAGATGGGCGGCGCCGCCGGCGGTGAAGGCCAGCCCGGCGCTCCGCCGATCGGCATCGACCAGATCGCCGGCGCGCAGAATTACGACGACCGCATCGGCATGGTGCGGGGCTTCACGCGGGACAATCCAGCACGCGCCGCGCTCGCCGTTCGGGACATGATCAAGTCATGA
- the fliG gene encoding flagellar motor switch protein FliG yields MNAPIRNYTGVERAAVLMMLVGEEEAAAILQKLDPEEVRQLGKAMFAVADVSESEVEFVLDDFVGKARERTGISFDPRPQIEAVMTRALGQEKADSVLARIVPTEDACQIDLLDWLDAPEIASMIEKEHPQIAAVLIANLDPAIGAQVLELLPDGAQPDILHRIAKLGPITPEAIATLTTMLANHSGSPKASAGMTMGGTRDAAKILSSGRKATEQRVMPKLFKIDREVAKAIEEAMFVFDNLLELDDKNLGTLIRNVDGDVLTRALKGVDEGVRNRFLGCMSSRAADGIRDEMESRGPMKLAEVLDAQKVMIQIARNLAKDGTIQMGGGEDDYV; encoded by the coding sequence ATGAACGCTCCGATCCGCAACTATACCGGCGTCGAACGCGCCGCCGTGCTGATGATGCTGGTCGGCGAGGAGGAAGCGGCGGCGATCCTGCAGAAGCTGGATCCCGAGGAAGTCCGCCAGCTCGGCAAGGCGATGTTCGCGGTGGCCGATGTCAGCGAGAGCGAGGTCGAGTTCGTGCTTGACGATTTCGTCGGCAAGGCGCGCGAGCGGACCGGCATCAGCTTCGATCCGCGCCCCCAGATCGAGGCGGTGATGACGCGCGCGCTGGGGCAAGAAAAGGCCGACAGCGTGCTCGCACGGATCGTGCCGACCGAGGATGCGTGCCAGATCGACCTGCTCGACTGGCTCGATGCGCCCGAGATCGCGAGCATGATCGAGAAGGAACATCCGCAAATCGCCGCCGTGCTGATCGCCAATCTCGATCCGGCGATCGGCGCGCAGGTGCTGGAACTGCTGCCCGATGGCGCGCAGCCCGACATATTGCACCGCATCGCCAAGCTGGGGCCGATCACGCCCGAGGCGATCGCGACGCTGACGACGATGCTCGCCAACCATTCGGGATCGCCCAAGGCGTCGGCCGGCATGACGATGGGCGGCACGCGCGACGCGGCGAAGATCCTGTCGAGCGGACGCAAGGCGACCGAGCAGCGCGTGATGCCCAAGCTGTTCAAGATCGATCGCGAGGTCGCCAAGGCGATCGAGGAGGCGATGTTCGTCTTCGACAATCTGCTGGAGCTGGACGACAAGAACCTGGGCACGCTGATCCGCAATGTCGACGGCGACGTGCTGACGCGCGCGCTGAAGGGCGTGGACGAGGGCGTCCGCAACCGCTTCCTCGGCTGCATGTCGAGCCGCGCGGCCGACGGCATCCGCGACGAGATGGAATCGCGCGGGCCGATGAAGCTCGCCGAAGTGCTCGACGCGCAGAAGGTGATGATCCAGATCGCGCGCAACCTGGCCAAGGACGGGACGATCCAGATGGGCGGCGGCGAGGACGATTATGTCTGA
- a CDS encoding FliH/SctL family protein, with the protein MSDLSPSFQAGFSARHDAAAQVLHQAFDRPSEGFAAYDLRERATRSGPVGFSPQAPNPKHFSPENPGVNPTEGWDPFDSGAAHFVDPVATAHAAGYAEGIAAALAEAGETGERDRALLMKLGEALRADDRLDREAMARQLRQTVLFLVSKLVGEIGVAPDMLANRIDAAADMLADSAESAMLRVHPDDVALLEGKLPRAVFAVGDAGVARGSFVLESASTIVEDGPELWLEQLALAIDRVAVPS; encoded by the coding sequence ATGTCTGATCTATCCCCCAGTTTTCAGGCCGGATTTTCCGCCCGCCACGACGCGGCGGCGCAGGTGCTGCATCAGGCGTTCGACCGGCCCAGCGAAGGTTTCGCCGCGTATGACCTGCGCGAGCGGGCGACGCGATCCGGGCCGGTCGGCTTCTCGCCGCAAGCGCCGAACCCGAAACATTTCTCGCCGGAGAATCCGGGCGTGAATCCGACCGAAGGCTGGGATCCGTTCGACAGCGGCGCGGCGCATTTCGTCGATCCGGTCGCGACCGCGCATGCCGCCGGTTATGCCGAGGGCATCGCCGCCGCCCTGGCCGAAGCGGGTGAGACGGGCGAGCGCGACCGCGCGCTGCTGATGAAACTGGGCGAGGCGTTGCGCGCCGACGACCGGCTCGATCGCGAGGCGATGGCGCGGCAATTGCGCCAGACGGTGCTGTTCCTCGTCTCGAAGCTGGTCGGCGAGATCGGCGTCGCGCCGGACATGCTGGCCAACCGGATCGACGCGGCGGCGGACATGCTCGCCGACAGCGCCGAATCCGCGATGCTGCGCGTCCATCCCGACGATGTCGCGCTGCTGGAGGGCAAATTGCCGCGCGCGGTGTTCGCGGTCGGCGATGCGGGCGTCGCACGCGGCAGCTTCGTGCTCGAATCCGCCTCGACGATCGTCGAGGACGGGCCGGAATTGTGGCTGGAACAGTTGGCGCTGGCGATCGATCGCGTCGCGGTGCCGTCGTGA
- a CDS encoding FliI/YscN family ATPase has product MLNRFTEDYLESLATSDFAPKPKVSGRLASFDGLLMEAVGLQLPVGTVCQVGGATGSGGTGVEAEVIGFRNGRTLLMNLGGPAPLLPQAPVRPLGPPGEAEVGDALLGRVVDGAGKPIDGLGPIRGAGRWPIAGKLQSPLDRGRVLQPMDVGVRAINGLLTIGQGQRIGIMAGSGVGKSVLLGMIVRAAQADVIVIGLIGERSREVADFLETKVAGEARARSVVVAVPANHSPVLRIRGALRTHAIAEAFRAEGKKVLLIMDSLTRVAHAGREIGLALGEPASARGYPPSAIAMLPNLIERAGTDVQSGGSITAIYTVLADGDDGNDPVVDSARSILDGHIVLSRQLAERGVYPAIDLGPSVSRVMTDIAERPHILAARVLRRHLATYEENRDLVLMGAYRSGADPAIDAAIACHPAVMEYIKQDPDETVSLEDSVTELVGVFGDA; this is encoded by the coding sequence ATGTTGAACCGCTTCACCGAAGACTATCTCGAATCGCTGGCGACGTCGGATTTCGCGCCGAAGCCCAAGGTGTCGGGGCGGCTCGCCTCGTTCGACGGGCTGTTGATGGAGGCGGTCGGGCTGCAATTGCCGGTCGGCACGGTCTGCCAGGTCGGCGGCGCGACTGGGTCGGGGGGCACGGGCGTCGAGGCCGAGGTGATCGGCTTCCGCAACGGTCGCACGCTGCTGATGAATCTCGGCGGCCCCGCGCCGCTGCTGCCGCAGGCGCCGGTGCGCCCGCTAGGGCCCCCGGGCGAGGCGGAGGTCGGCGATGCCCTGCTCGGGCGCGTGGTGGATGGCGCGGGCAAGCCGATCGACGGGCTCGGGCCGATTCGCGGCGCGGGTCGCTGGCCGATCGCGGGCAAGCTGCAATCGCCGCTCGATCGCGGGCGCGTGCTGCAGCCGATGGATGTCGGGGTGCGTGCGATCAACGGCCTGCTGACGATCGGGCAGGGCCAGCGCATCGGCATCATGGCTGGGTCTGGCGTCGGCAAATCGGTGCTGCTCGGGATGATCGTGCGCGCGGCGCAGGCCGACGTGATCGTGATCGGGCTGATCGGCGAACGCTCCCGCGAAGTCGCCGACTTCCTCGAGACCAAGGTGGCGGGCGAGGCGCGGGCGCGCTCCGTCGTCGTCGCGGTTCCCGCCAACCATTCGCCCGTGCTGCGCATCCGCGGCGCGCTGCGCACGCATGCCATCGCCGAGGCGTTCCGCGCCGAGGGCAAGAAGGTGCTGCTGATCATGGATTCGCTGACGCGGGTCGCGCATGCCGGTCGCGAGATCGGGCTGGCGCTGGGCGAACCGGCCTCGGCGCGCGGCTATCCGCCCTCCGCCATCGCGATGCTGCCCAATCTAATCGAACGTGCCGGCACCGACGTGCAGTCCGGCGGATCGATCACCGCGATCTACACCGTATTGGCGGACGGCGACGACGGTAACGACCCGGTCGTCGATTCGGCGCGATCGATCCTCGACGGGCATATCGTGCTGAGCCGGCAACTGGCCGAGCGCGGCGTGTATCCGGCGATCGATCTCGGCCCGTCCGTCTCGCGCGTGATGACCGACATCGCCGAGCGCCCGCACATCCTGGCCGCGCGCGTGCTGCGCCGGCATCTCGCCACCTATGAGGAGAATCGCGACCTGGTGCTGATGGGGGCGTACCGCTCCGGCGCCGATCCGGCGATCGACGCCGCCATCGCCTGCCATCCGGCGGTGATGGAATATATCAAGCAGGATCCCGACGAGACCGTGTCGCTGGAGGATTCGGTGACCGAACTGGTCGGCGTGTTCGGGGACGCTTGA
- a CDS encoding flagellar hook-length control protein FliK has product MIALSTSVSPSPPKAAPAPPASTATGDFPGTLAGLTEASVAEKMPVSRGLPTGAAKPGQPDVSRSSDPETPITLAAFLEAKSGDPAPVAPPGTKGQDVAADGKSLPADPAEKDMSKDVIWLPAAFALPVQLPLSHPRGLPKFGGPIAPVTGEVAPTAPPSGAPPVTPAAGEGGKTTPVLTLPTPIGPDILVAGDAGPAASPRATSIPVAPDVQKVGVPLRTDTAAPVAPPIAQVQAPVAQPAGQVFAAAIASVAQQARRDEREPVEQHASTTIAATALEALHGNAVAATADAKHAALDLKQDSGLQGMIDHIETLRDGADANDTRIRLVPDALGAVDVSVRKDGDRVHVHFAAENRASAQLLSDAQPRLAELAEARGVRLGQTSVDSGQGQSQARQQPQPNPILSTRPASAIAAGILETTDSRIA; this is encoded by the coding sequence ATGATCGCATTATCGACATCCGTTTCGCCATCGCCGCCCAAGGCCGCGCCAGCACCGCCGGCCAGCACCGCGACGGGCGATTTCCCAGGCACGCTCGCCGGGCTGACCGAGGCATCGGTCGCTGAGAAAATGCCGGTTTCGCGCGGGCTTCCGACCGGTGCCGCAAAGCCCGGACAGCCCGACGTGTCCCGCTCGAGCGATCCCGAGACGCCGATCACGCTGGCGGCCTTTCTCGAGGCCAAAAGCGGCGATCCCGCACCCGTCGCGCCGCCGGGCACGAAGGGGCAGGATGTTGCCGCGGACGGCAAGTCCTTGCCTGCCGATCCGGCCGAAAAGGACATGTCGAAGGACGTGATCTGGCTGCCCGCAGCGTTCGCGCTGCCGGTGCAGCTGCCGCTGTCGCACCCGCGCGGCCTGCCGAAATTCGGTGGCCCGATCGCGCCGGTGACCGGCGAAGTGGCGCCCACCGCGCCGCCCTCCGGCGCGCCGCCGGTGACGCCTGCCGCAGGCGAGGGCGGCAAGACGACGCCGGTGCTCACCCTGCCGACGCCGATCGGCCCGGACATCCTGGTCGCAGGCGATGCCGGCCCGGCGGCGAGCCCGCGCGCGACCTCGATTCCCGTTGCGCCGGACGTCCAGAAGGTGGGCGTGCCCCTGCGCACCGACACCGCCGCGCCGGTCGCACCCCCAATTGCCCAAGTCCAGGCTCCGGTCGCGCAACCCGCCGGCCAGGTGTTCGCCGCCGCGATCGCCTCGGTCGCGCAGCAGGCGCGGCGCGACGAGCGCGAGCCGGTCGAGCAACATGCGTCGACGACGATCGCGGCCACCGCCCTGGAGGCGCTGCACGGCAACGCCGTCGCCGCCACCGCCGACGCCAAGCACGCCGCGCTCGACCTGAAGCAGGACAGCGGGTTGCAAGGCATGATCGATCATATCGAAACGCTGCGCGACGGCGCGGACGCCAACGATACGCGCATCCGCCTGGTGCCCGACGCGCTCGGCGCGGTCGACGTGTCGGTGCGGAAGGATGGCGACCGGGTGCACGTGCATTTCGCCGCCGAGAACCGCGCCAGCGCGCAACTGCTGAGCGACGCCCAGCCGCGTCTCGCCGAACTGGCCGAGGCGCGCGGCGTGCGGCTGGGCCAGACCAGCGTCGATTCGGGCCAGGGGCAAAGCCAGGCGCGCCAGCAGCCCCAGCCCAACCCGATCCTTTCCACCCGACCGGCCTCCGCAATCGCGGCCGGCATTCTTGAAACCACCGATTCGCGAATCGCCTGA